From one Lycium ferocissimum isolate CSIRO_LF1 chromosome 7, AGI_CSIRO_Lferr_CH_V1, whole genome shotgun sequence genomic stretch:
- the LOC132065023 gene encoding universal stress protein PHOS34, whose protein sequence is MMETVMEDEEYNWKEVKLPSLIPIVPEPELTKETGERRRGRDIVVAIDHGPNSKHAFDWTITHLCRLADTLHLVHAVSSLKNEIVYEVTQALMEKLAVEAFEVAMVKTVARIVEGDAGKVICKEAERLKPSAVVVGTRGRGIFQSVLQGSVSEYCLHNCKIAPVIIVPGKEAGEDSVI, encoded by the exons ATGATGGAAACGGTTATGGAAGATGAAGAGTACAATTGGAAAGAAGTAAAGCTTCCTTCTCTCATACCAATAGTGCCTGAACCGGAACTCACGAAGGAAACAGGAGAACGACGTCGTGGGCGTGATATAGTGGTGGCTATAGATCACGGTCCTAACAGCAAACACGCTTTTGATTGGACCATTACTCACCTTTGCCGTCTCGCTGATACGCTTCATCTCGTTCACGCTGTTTCCA gtctgaaaaatgagattgtGTATGAGGTTACACAGGCACTCATGGAGAAGCTTGCTGTCGAGGCTTTTGAGGTTGCTATG GTGAAGACAGTGGCTAGGATTGTGGAAGGAGATGCTGGAAAGGTAATTTGCAAGGAAGCAGAAAGGTTGAAGCCTTCAGCTGTGGTTGTGGGAACCAGGGGACGTGGCATTTTCCAAAG TGTACTGCAAGGAAGTGTCAGTGAGTATTGCTTACACAACTGTAAGATAGCACCGGTGATCATAGTTCCTGGAAAAG AGGCTGGGGAAGACTCTGTGATTTAA
- the LOC132065024 gene encoding uncharacterized protein LOC132065024 isoform X1 — translation MGNLFAVMKPILHCIMKAMGMTSQMVEIEPGTIMHFWVPNNKLPNKSKPAVVFVHGFVSNGIITWLFQVLSLRASGSDFAIYVPDLLFFGDSITDRPERSTDFQAECLAKGMMKLGVTKFSLVGLSYGGMVGFKLAQLYPDLVESMVMSSTVIELTESISNVSLKNIGFTNWPDFLLPKTISGVKVLLSIGSHKLPWLPEFFYRDFLEVMFGNRKEKMELLEALVVSDKDATISAPHYSQRIYILCGDDDKIFNMTVSDKMKEKLGENATIQYIKSAGHLVQLERPCTYNHYLKKFLSHS, via the exons ATGGGAAACTTATTTGCCGTGATGAAGCCAATATTGCATTGTATAATGAAAGCTATGGGAATGACATCCCAAATGGTGGAGATAGAACCAGGAACCATAATGCATTTTTGGGTTCCAAACAACAAATTACCAAATAAATCAAAGCCTGCAGTTGTATTTGTTCATGGATTTGTTTCCAATGGAATTATTACTTGGCTTTTTCAAGTGCTCTCCTTAAGAGCTTCAGGTTCCGATTTTGCTATCTACGTCCCTGATTTACTGTTCTTCGGAGACTCTATCACCGATCGTCCCGAACGGTCAACGGATTTTCAG gcAGAATGTTTAGCAAAAGGAATGATGAAGCTGGGTGTGACCAAGTTTTCTCTTGTTGGGCTAAGTTATGGAGGAATGGTTGGTTTCAAGTTGGCTCAATTGTATCCTGACTTGGTTGAATCTATGGTTATGTCGAGCACAGTTATAGAGTTGACTGAGTCTATTAGCAATGTTTCGTTGAAGAACATTGGGTTCACAAATTGGCCTGATTTTCTTTTGCCAAAAACTATCTCTGGAGTCAAAGTGCTTCTATCTATTGGCTCCCACAAGTTGCCATGGTTGCCTGAATTTTTCTACAGGGATTTTCTTGAG GTAATGTTTGGAAACAGAAAGGAGAAAATGGAACTTCTTGAAGCTTTAGTAGTTAGTGACAAAGACGCCACTATCAGTGCCCCTCATTACTCTCAG AGGATTTACATTTTATGTGGAGACGACGACAAGATTTTTAATATGACAGTTTCTGATAAGATGAAAGA GAAATTGGGAGAAAATGCAACAATCCAATATATAAAAAGTGCAGGACATCTGGTTCAATTGGAGCGACCATGCACTTACAATCATTATCTCAAGAAATTTCTTTCACACTCGTGA
- the LOC132065024 gene encoding uncharacterized protein LOC132065024 isoform X2: MGNLFAVMKPILHCIMKAMGMTSQMVEIEPGTIMHFWVPNNKLPNKSKPAVVFVHGFVSNGIITWLFQVLSLRASGSDFAIYVPDLLFFGDSITDRPERSTDFQAECLAKGMMKLGVTKFSLVGLSYGGMVGFKLAQLYPDLVESMVMSSTVIELTESISNVSLKNIGFTNWPDFLLPKTISGVKVLLSIGSHKLPWLPEFFYRDFLEVMFGNRKEKMELLEALVVSDKDATISAPHYSQRIYILCGDDDKIFNMTVSDKMKDAGNWEKMQQSNI, translated from the exons ATGGGAAACTTATTTGCCGTGATGAAGCCAATATTGCATTGTATAATGAAAGCTATGGGAATGACATCCCAAATGGTGGAGATAGAACCAGGAACCATAATGCATTTTTGGGTTCCAAACAACAAATTACCAAATAAATCAAAGCCTGCAGTTGTATTTGTTCATGGATTTGTTTCCAATGGAATTATTACTTGGCTTTTTCAAGTGCTCTCCTTAAGAGCTTCAGGTTCCGATTTTGCTATCTACGTCCCTGATTTACTGTTCTTCGGAGACTCTATCACCGATCGTCCCGAACGGTCAACGGATTTTCAG gcAGAATGTTTAGCAAAAGGAATGATGAAGCTGGGTGTGACCAAGTTTTCTCTTGTTGGGCTAAGTTATGGAGGAATGGTTGGTTTCAAGTTGGCTCAATTGTATCCTGACTTGGTTGAATCTATGGTTATGTCGAGCACAGTTATAGAGTTGACTGAGTCTATTAGCAATGTTTCGTTGAAGAACATTGGGTTCACAAATTGGCCTGATTTTCTTTTGCCAAAAACTATCTCTGGAGTCAAAGTGCTTCTATCTATTGGCTCCCACAAGTTGCCATGGTTGCCTGAATTTTTCTACAGGGATTTTCTTGAG GTAATGTTTGGAAACAGAAAGGAGAAAATGGAACTTCTTGAAGCTTTAGTAGTTAGTGACAAAGACGCCACTATCAGTGCCCCTCATTACTCTCAG AGGATTTACATTTTATGTGGAGACGACGACAAGATTTTTAATATGACAGTTTCTGATAAGATGAAAGA TGCAGGAAATTGGGAGAAAATGCAACAATCCAATATATAA